Proteins found in one Cardiocondyla obscurior isolate alpha-2009 unplaced genomic scaffold, Cobs3.1 scaffold86_0_66853, whole genome shotgun sequence genomic segment:
- the LOC139112999 gene encoding golgin subfamily A member 6-like protein 22, with the protein MGGIVMGWRKEFEGEREREMEKKKGVLGLKICWGRVKWKIIGVYISDNMEEVAEMMKGWMEEKEEGCNYLIGGDFNVRTGEEEGIWDEFVEEEGEEKKRRSKDKKITGEGRKFCKMLEEEGWEILNECVKGDEEEEWTYTGGRGETVIDYVICNGETKRRIKEMRVKEEVDSDHYPIIKEGKKKKEGKWKDLSEWVREVKNEVRREVNNEDGERKEKAVEDWWDEECKRNKTKVKEELEEWRKGGGSGKEYKKSKREYKKLCDRKKEEEKRKWEKEVEQAKTEEEVWKIVNKGRKGRREVDEKIEIREWEEYFRGVLGGVEWRVGGEVERNLDEELKKGGWGGTKIKGRRVYSLAYADDIALIAETEAGIKGMLKTLEEYVEKKGLENGDQKEHVKERVKKAARVMGQIWNIGKKKFGKDWGRRLWLFDRLVWTVMSYGVEIWRWKEREEIKMVHERYLRWIMGIGRRKRGGFGKRMLGRNERESEGRKQVGNGKRKEKFFERLGWTLERIEERREEEGMRGKEIVVKDKELQRKERWEKIRMGKFNKDYGKIKEEGVPEYLKKGWKEEKWQRVGRFRVGDDMRGNRYWEEIEKKSAGCLDKEETWKHVWEECVNWGDGRSWKEAIGDVLGGEGNGEEWLRIPEGGIMEVRKECKRRQKSVKLIEEKGREEEKNKDKKML; encoded by the exons ATGGGGGGCATAGTAATGGGATGGAGGAAGGAGTTTGAAggggaaagggaaagagaaatgGAGAAGAAGAAGGGGGTATTGGGTTTAAAGATATGCTGGGGAAGAgtgaaatggaaaataataggAGTTTATATTAGTGATAATATGGAGGAGGTGGCGGAAATGATGAAAGGATGGatggaggagaaggaggaaggatgtaattatttaataggaGGAGATTTTAATGTGAGAACGGGAGAGGAGGAAGGAATCTGGGATGAATTTGTggaggaagagggagaggagaagaaaagaagatcaAAGGATAAAAAGATAACGGGGGAGGGTaggaaattttgtaaaatgctGGAAGAGGAGGGGTGGGAAATTTTAAACGAATGTGTAAAGGGGGATGAGGAAGAAGAGTGGACGTATACAGGGGGTAGAGGGGAAACAGTGATTGATTACGTGATTTGTAATGGAGAgacaaaaagaagaattaaggAGATGAGAGTAAAAGAAGAAGTAGATTCGGACCACTACCCGATAATA aaagaaggaaagaagaaaaaggagggAAAATGGAAAGACCTGAGTGAATGGGTAAGAGAAGTAAAAAACGAAGTAAGAAGAGAAGTGAATAATGAGGATggggaaaggaaggaaaaagcgGTAGAGGATTGGTGGGACGAAGAATGCAAAAGGAATAAAACGAAAGTTAAAGAGGAACTGGAAGAATGGAGAAAGGGTGGGGGGAGTGGGAAAGAAtataagaaaagtaaaagggAGTATAAGAAGCTATgtgatagaaagaaagaggaggaaaaaaggaaatgggaaaaggaggtggagCAGGCAAAGACAGAAGAAGAAGTGTGGAAAATAGTAAACAAAGGAAGGAAGGGTAGGAGGGAAGTGGatgagaaaattgaaataagaGAATGGGAAGAATATTTCAGGGGGGTACTGGGAGGAGTGGAGTGGAGAGTGGGAGGGGAAGTAGAGAGAA ACTTGGACGAGGAATTGAAAAAGGGTGGATGGGGCGGAACTAAGATAAAAGGCAGGAGGGTGTACTCGCTGGCGtacgcggatgacattgcaTTGATTGCAGAAACGGAAGCAGGAATAAAGGGAATGTTGAAGACATTAGAGGAATATGTGGAAAAAAAGGGATTGGAG AATGGAGATCAGAAAGAGCACGTGAAGGAAAGAGTAAAGAAAGCAGCAAGGGTGATGGGACAAATATGGAATAttggcaaaaagaaatttggaaaagattggGGCAGAAGACTATGGCTGTTTGACAGGCTTGTATGGACAGTAATGAGCTATGGGGTGGAGATATGGAGGTGGAAGGAAAGGGAAGAGATTAAAATGGTACATGAGAGGTATTTAAGATGGATAATGGGG ATTGGAAGAAGGAAGAGGGGAGGTTTTGGCAAGAGGatgctgggaagaaatgaaagagagagcgagggaaGAAAACAAGTGGGAaatgggaaaagaaaggagaaattCTTTGAAAGATTGGGGTGGACGCTGGAGAGgatagaagaaagaagagaagaagagggaATGAGAGGTAAAGAGATAGTggtaaaagataaagaattacaaagaaaagagagatgggaaaaaataagaatggggaaatttaataaggattatggaaaaataaaggagGAAGGAGTAccggaatatttaaagaagggATGGAAGGAGGAGAAATGGCAAAGGGTGGGAAGGTTTAGAGTGGGGGATGATATGAGGGGAAATAGATACTgggaggaaatagaaaaaaaaagtgcaggATGTTTGGATAAGGAGGAAACGTGGAAACATGTTTGGGAGGAGTGTGTAAACTGGGGGGACGGGAGGAGTTGGAAGGAAGCAATTGGAGATGTAttgggaggggagggaaatgGGGAGGAATGGTTAAGAATACCGGAAGGAGG GATAATGGAAGTAAGAAAGGAATGTAAAAGAAGACAGAAGAGTGTAAAGTtgatagaagaaaaaggaagagaagaagaaaaaaataaagataagaaaatGTTGTAA